AATTGACAATAAGACTCATTTTGGTGTATACTGTGTTTTGTCTCTTTCAAATAATTGATGAATATCGACAAAACCATATATAGAGCCAATTAGCCTCTAGCCACTATTATGTTCATGCATGCTTACACTTACACGACCTGAAATGTCTCTCCCATATGAGCCCCTAGAAAAATTCGATCCATAGATATATCAAGTAGACTATTAATATTCATGCATACTTGACACAAAAACGTTTATTTTAAGTTCTTAATTAAAATAAAAGAAAATGAATACAATATTTTTATCTCGATACTATGAAGTTCCGAAACCAGTAATCCTTAGAACCTAAAACTACAATATGTAATATTAGTTTCATCTTGGTAAACATCATTTCAGCTTATCATCTCTAGATTTTGCATGTATATAGTGTTTTTTTTTCGATTGAGCTACCGACATCTGGTAAATTCGAATTATAGATTTTGTTTATATCACCATTCGTAGCTAAAAATCTTGCAGTAAAATTGCACACACGTCATGTTGGGTTTGCATTCACGCAAGTAGATAGATGGGTTTTATATGATATTCCTTATGTGAAGTTGAAGAAAGAAAGTGGTAAGAGCAACAACGCAACAATGTGGACCACATTCCCAATTAAACCGAGGTGGACCACAAATGTGTCACGTGGTCCCGGTTTTAGCTTTTTACCCAAAACGGCAGGTTCACGAATGAAGCACCCACACGGTCACGTGACAGACGAATCACACTAGAGAGGACGTAATCGAACACACGAGTACAACAACAACGATACCAAATTTTGTCCGGTTTAAGATCTGACTCAATATGAATTAAAGAAAACCGGATTTTGAAGTTTGAATCAACCAAAAATCAAACCGTCAAGATTACAGGAATAACCAAACATGTATTTGGAGATGAAACTGTGCCTTCAACTAGACAAAACAAAAGAAGGAACAAGTTTTTAAGGGATGCAACGAAAAAAAAAACACAAGCTGGTGAAGATGCAAAACTGTTTTTTTTTTTCCGGCAGAGCAGCATCAGTAGTTAATCTTTGCGTTTGAGAAGTCCATCTCTGAATGCTGAAAGAATAAGAAAGAAGTAAGCCATCTCAAGTGTAGATGGAGATGGATGTATTGTTTACCTGAGACATGAATTTCTTGAGAATGTCTTGCTTCTGTAGCTCATCACTTGTTGGAAGACCCATCTGCTTTTGCCTTTGATCAAACTATAGAGACAACAAAGAACAAACAACTTAGTGTCACAAAAGAAGAAGCTTGAATGGGATTCTAAAAAGACAAAAGTACCATCATCTTCTCAACAGTGGAGCGAGTTTCAGGGTCAAGGTCAGCTAATTTACTGTTCTCCGGTTCAACCTTCTGTGTATCGATCTCAGGTTCACCTTTCACGCAGCATTTCCACCACTCCATCTGATCTTGCTTAGTCAACAGAATCGAAATCATCTTTTGATCCTCTGCAAAGTACAATCAAGAGAATTACATACAACAAACAGAAAAAATAAACCATCAAGTTAAAATCTCTTATGTGGATATACCGATGTTCCAGTAGCAGTCATCAGGCTTCACAGATCGGTAGAGCTCTCCCTATAATCATTTTAAAAGGAGGTTCAGGATTGGCATCTGAATAATTTCTCTGATAAAACAATAGCAGGTGAGCTTACATCGATGATTGGATCCTGTCCCTTGAGACCAAGCTTAAGACGGTTCTTTTTGATCTCGTAAACAACAGAGCGTGCTTTAGTGCCAGTAGGCACTGGAATGTTGACAGTGACCTCCTGGAGAGTCTGGACCCATGAGTAATTCTCAAGGACATAACCATTGCCTTTGTTAGGAGCTGCAAAGAAACAACATAGACACTGATTTAACATAGTTCTCTATGAGTTGTGTAACCAAGACCAATAAAACACACACAAACATGTAAAGATCTATCCTTTACACATTGTTCTAATCAAAGTTTCCAAATTTAATTTAATCATATAAAAAAAAAAAAAGAGAATTGATATTTACCAATGGGGGCAGCTTCTTGTTTCTTCTCCTCCACTTGAATGGGCTCTGAGCTTGAAGCAGCCATGGCTGGCTTCACGCTCTCCTTCTCCACAGGCTTCTTCTCAGCTTTCTTCTCGGCCGTTCTCAGCTTATCCTTCGCCGCCCTAACCGCGGCGGAGATCTCCTCGGCTGCGAAGGGTTTCTTGAGAAAATCGCTCTGTTCGCCG
The DNA window shown above is from Brassica oleracea var. oleracea cultivar TO1000 chromosome C3, BOL, whole genome shotgun sequence and carries:
- the LOC106331464 gene encoding protein BOBBER 1-like; amino-acid sequence: MAIISEVEDESSTRPRILPFRATLDSSNPSSFLEKVFDFLGEQSDFLKKPFAAEEISAAVRAAKDKLRTAEKKAEKKPVEKESVKPAMAASSSEPIQVEEKKQEAAPIAPNKGNGYVLENYSWVQTLQEVTVNIPVPTGTKARSVVYEIKKNRLKLGLKGQDPIIDGELYRSVKPDDCYWNIEDQKMISILLTKQDQMEWWKCCVKGEPEIDTQKVEPENSKLADLDPETRSTVEKMMFDQRQKQMGLPTSDELQKQDILKKFMSQHSEMDFSNAKINY